In the Astatotilapia calliptera chromosome 5, fAstCal1.2, whole genome shotgun sequence genome, one interval contains:
- the LOC113021837 gene encoding haloacid dehalogenase-like hydrolase domain-containing 5, which translates to MWCRGFLQQTVRHVSSRQAGVIFDVDGVLVRGSAVIPAAQRAFRKLLDSNNNFLFPTVFVTNAGSCQRHHKAQQLSHLLDVQITPEQVVLSHSPLQMMKSFHDKCVLVSGQGPVTHIANTLGFQRVMTMEQLSEHHPLLDMVDHSRNPTLPSSPPQSLPQIQAIILFGEPVRWETNLQLLIDVLLTNGRPECGYDTQLSPQLPVLACNTDLLWMAEAPSPRFGHGMFLLCLESVYRKLTGRELEYKALLGKPSLVTYQYAEQVLQQQNCNRRLNTIYAVGDNLMTDIYGANLYNRYLGQRHAAVTTTTRLVARGMGSEVMAEEEPMSAIQCHSILVCTGVYNPRFPLPSDQNSSIMETAFHGHRDLVPEPDLMEPSYMVEDVEAAVDLLLQQEGSDL; encoded by the exons ATGTGGTGTCGAGGTTTCCTGCAGCAGACGGTCAGACATGTTTCCAGCAGgcag GCGGGCGTCATCTTCGATGTGGATGGCGTCCTGGTGCGTGGGTCCGCCGTGATCCCAGCTGCTCAGCGAGCTTTCAGGAAGCTCCTGGACAGTAACAACAACTTCCTTTTTCCCACTGTCTTCGTCACCAATGCAGGAAGCTGCCAGAGACACCACAAAGCCCAGCAGCTGTCTCACCTGCTGGACGTCCAG atCACGCCGGAGCAGGTGGTCCTTTCCCACAGTCCTTTGCAGATGATGAAGAGTTTCCACGATAAATGCGTCCTTGTGTCTGGACAGGGGCCGGTGACACACATCGCCAACAC TTTGGGTTTTCAGAGGGTGATGACCATGGAGCAGCTCTCAGAACACCACCCCCTGCTGGACATGGTGGACCACAGCAGGAATCCCACACTTCCT tcatCTCCACCACAGAGTCTCCCCCAGATACAAG CGATCATCCTGTTTGGGGAGCCAGTCAGATGGGAGACCAATTTGCAGCTGCTGATTGACGTGCTTCTGACCAATGGCAGGCCAGAGTGTGGGTATGACACCCAGCTTTCaccacagctgccagtcttAGCCTGCAACACGGACTTGCTGTGGATGGCTGAGGCCCCATCACCACG GTTTGGCCATGGGATGTTCTTACTGTGTCTGGAGTCAGTCTACAGGAAGCTGACGGGTCGGGAACTGGAGTACAAGGCACTGCTGGGAAAACCCAGTCTGGTAACCTACCAGTATGCTGAGCAGGTGTTGCAACAGCAGAACTGCAACCGCAGGCTGAACACCATCTATGCCGTGGG TGACAACCTAATGACGGACATCTATGGTGCTAACTTGTACAACCGTTACCTGGGTCAGCGGCATGCTGCTGTGACAACCACCACCAGGCTGGTTGCCCGGGGAATGGGAAGTGAGGTGATGGCAGAGGAGGAGCCAATGTCTGCAATTCAGTGCCACTCTATCCTG GTGTGCACAGGTGTCTACAATCCTCGTTTCCCACTGCCTAGTGACCAGAATAGCAGCATCATGGAGACGGCGTTTCACGGTCACAGAGACCTGGTACCGGAGCCTGACCTGATGGAGCCGAGTTACATGGTGGAGGACGTGGAGGCTGCTGTGgacctgctgctgcagcaggagggctctgacctctga